DNA from Aliarcobacter skirrowii CCUG 10374:
GAAATTATATTTGAGCTTGTTGGAAGAGGTTCACCTTGATAGTAAGATACTTTTCCATTTAAAACCAAAATATACTTTGTAATTGGGCGGTCAAAATTACCCATAGTAACTTTTATTAATCCAGAGTTTTCTTTATCTAAAATTTTATAAAGCTCTTCAATATGTACAAAATAGTTGCCCATAATCAAAGCTTTTAGAGAACTTTGTTCAAAAAATCTATTTAAATCTAAATCAAAATCAAAAGAGAAATCAAAATTTAAATCTCTTTTTTTATCTTCTGATTTTGAAACTAAAACTACATCATAGATGTTTTTACCTTGTCTTCTCCATCTATCTTCATATTTACTAACAACTTTTAACTCTTTGTTTACATCAATTAAAATTGAAGCTTGATTTAAATTTGTAAGTAAATCTACACAAAAATCAAAATAGTTTCTGCTATCAGTTCTAAGTTCAAGTGTTCCATCTATTTTTAAGACTCTTAAAGCCTCATTTACAAACTCTTTTGAAAAAATTCTTCTATGTGGTTTTTTATCCCAAGGAACAGGAAAGTGTACAAAAATTTTCTCAACTTGGTTTGACTCTATAAACTCCATAAAAAGTCTTGCATCATAATTTACAACTAAAACATTTGTAATATTTTGAAGCTCTAACTGTTTTAATAACTGCTCAATTGATGGATAGTGAATTTCAAGACCAATAAACTGAACATTGGGATTATTTTTTGCTTGATATAAAAGGTGTCTTCCACTTCCAAAACCAATCTCTATTTGAATCTTTTTATCTGTTTTAAAATCATCTACAAAATACTCAATATCTTTTAAATATTTATGAGGAATCTCTTTTTTCTCTTTTAAATTTGATGTATTTGTAAATAATATATCAGTTCCATTCTCTTTTGCATAAGAGTTTATAGCATCTTTTATTATAGCAACAGGAGATATTCTTGTTGTTTTATCTGATTTAATTAAAAAATTATCATCTTTCTCTTTAATAGCTAGCATAAAATCTCTATTTTGATATTTTACAGCAACTTTATACTCAGTTTTTCTGTCGCTCTCTTTACTAAAACTTTGAGCAACAAATAAAAACTCCATATTATTTGATTTAAATGGAGTCTTTACTATTGGGTTAGATTTAAAAACAATATGTGGCATTATACTCTTTATTCCGCTGTTGGAAGTATTACTTTAGTTTCATTACTAGCTTCTGAAACTAAACCAAACTCATCTATAGCTTGAACACTATATTGATACTCTAAACCAGCTACAACATCAAAATCTTCATATCTTAAATCTTTTACACCTTTTATAATTAGTGTATCAGTTTGTAAAAAACCTTTTTTTGTTTTTTTGATAATATTATATGCAACAGCTCTACTATCACCTTCTTTCCAATTCAAAATAGCTTTTTTATC
Protein-coding regions in this window:
- the trmB gene encoding tRNA (guanosine(46)-N7)-methyltransferase TrmB; amino-acid sequence: MPHIVFKSNPIVKTPFKSNNMEFLFVAQSFSKESDRKTEYKVAVKYQNRDFMLAIKEKDDNFLIKSDKTTRISPVAIIKDAINSYAKENGTDILFTNTSNLKEKKEIPHKYLKDIEYFVDDFKTDKKIQIEIGFGSGRHLLYQAKNNPNVQFIGLEIHYPSIEQLLKQLELQNITNVLVVNYDARLFMEFIESNQVEKIFVHFPVPWDKKPHRRIFSKEFVNEALRVLKIDGTLELRTDSRNYFDFCVDLLTNLNQASILIDVNKELKVVSKYEDRWRRQGKNIYDVVLVSKSEDKKRDLNFDFSFDFDLDLNRFFEQSSLKALIMGNYFVHIEELYKILDKENSGLIKVTMGNFDRPITKYILVLNGKVSYYQGEPLPTSSNIISHKKLKEVLQK